The Imtechella halotolerans DNA window TGTAGGTGTTCACTAAAAACTGTGTTCCAAGTACCGTTATTTTAAGGTCATTAGTTTGTACTTTAAATGGAGCATCTTTGTTCTCAACTACTTCAAAATAGGCCTCACCATTTAGAAATACTTCTCTATCCTTTCCTGGATGAAAATTTGAGGGAAAGGTAAGTTTAGTGTCGGCATTTAAGTGTACCACAGTACCATCCGATAATACTAAGGTGAAGGTTTTTCCTTTTGGGACATAGATTTCATTATACACTATATCGTTTATGGAGGCATTGTCCTTAAAACTTAGTTGATTTCCCGTTTGGATTGCTATTACATGGCCTTGTTTGTTGGTAATGGTATGATTATCATTTGATTCTAATGATTGTTTTTCGTTTTTGGAATTCGTAATGGTGATACTTTGATCCTCTATAAATAGCTCTTTAGAATTTGTTGGAGTGGTATACCACTTCAGCAATTGTGCGGCACTAATAATGCATATCAAGATGGCTGCATATCGTAGTAAAGGAGTGATTCTTCTTTTTTTCTGCCCCTTCGTGTGTGTTTTTTTGGAGATTTTGTCCCAAAGTTTTCTTTTAAAAGCATCTTTACTATCGTATCCAAGAGATGTTACATCATGGGAGCCTCGTTGGTAAGAATCTAGAAACTTGTGTAATAAAGTTATTTCTTCAGTAGTACATTCGTTGTTGATGTACTTATCGAAAAGCTTATGTATGTTATTTGAATTTAATTCCATTTTTTAAAAAGCAACGTATGATTAGTAAGTACCATAAGTTAACATGTGGTACACTTCCAATGAAGTATTTTTTTGAAAGGAATTAAATTCTGCTACCTATACTTTAGAATTGAGAATTATTTATTCTTTGAATTTCAAGAATTTTTGAACATCCTTGTTTGAGCCAAACAACACCAGTATATCAGTGGCTTCAAGTACCATTTCCGGAGTAACAACTCCTTGAACTTTCCGTTCGGTGTGAGTTTTTCCTAAAATACTTTGTACTTGAATTGGTTTTATAATGGTAAGAACAAGAAGATTAAATTGAGGTCGAAACCCAATTTCTAAAATACTTTTGCCTATATATTCTTTAGGTACATTGGCTTCAATGATGGAATATTGATCACTAAGTTCGAAGGAATCAATTACGTTGTTAAGACATAGCTTTTTAGCCCATCTTTCGGCAGTTTCTTCCTCTGGGTGAACTATTTCATCCACACCTATTGCGTGCAGCACTTTTTCATGGAGAGGATTAATAGCTCTACTGATAAGACGCTTTACCTGAAAGTTTTTAAATAGAGCAGTGGCCATTACGTTTGCACCTTGATCTTCCCCAATGGCAACCACAATCACATCAGTATCTTTAAGGGGTAGGCCAGATACTGTAAACTCATCGGTGGCATCCATACAAATGGTGTGTGAGATGCGTTCTTTATATAAATCCACTTTGGCCATTCGGGTGTCAATTCCAATAACCTCATTTCCTTGAGCTGTAAGTTTTTCGGCTAAAGAGGCTCCAAAGTTTCCAAGTCCAACAACGATATATTTCATGATTTTACAATTAGTTAATGGTAATTTCCTCTGTAGGATAGTTGTAATTTTTATGTTTTTCTTTTTTGAAAAATGCAATTATAATGGAAAGCATGCTCACCCGTCCAATGAACATTATAGCGATAATAACAAGTTTTCCTGTCATACTTAGACTACCTGTTATTCCTAGGCTAAGCCCAACAGTGCTATAAGCTGAAAAACATTCAAAAGCAATGCTTATTAGGGATTTTTCGGGATCTGAAATGGAGATAATTAGCACCCCTGTTCCAATGACAATAAGCGATAAAGAAATAATGGCAAACGCTCGTCGTACCGAACTATCTGCTATTTCTCTTCGAAATACTTCGATACGATCTTTCCCTTTAGCCAGACTAAATATATTAAGAGTAGCGATGGCAAATGTACTGGTTTTTATCCCCCCTCCTGTGGAAGACGGGGAAGCACCAATCCACATAAGAAGAATAACCATCATCAGGGCAGGGAAGGACATAGCAGCGGTATCTATGGAGTTAAAACCGGCAGTCCGTGGAGTTGTTGCCCCAAAAAGAGCTACTACCAATTTTCCAAAGCCATCATGTTCAGCTAGCGTATTACTGTATTCAAGTATATAAAATAAAACAAAACCAATAATAGATAATGAAGCAGTGGTAATAAGGGTTATTCTACTATTTAAATTTAATACCCAGGGTTTAAATTGCTGTTTTTTCTTTTTGAAAATAGTAGCGATACGATATTTTAGATAATTTTTAATATTCACAACAATAGGGAAACCAAGACCACCCAATACAAATGTGCAAATAAGTACTAACTGTAAGGAATAATTAAATCTAAAACCACCTTCGTATAAACTATTAGGGAGTGTTGAGAATCCGGCATTGCAAAATGCAGATATAGCATGAAAGGCGGAAAAATATAATTGTTCGAAGGAGGAATTAAAATGTTGACTATCTATAGTCGTATAAATTAAGATGGCGGCAATAAATTCAATTCCAAATGTGATCAATAAAATGTATTTTAAAAGTGAGAAAACCTCGCCTAACTTTTTGGAATTGGTCATGTCACTTAACACAAGATGGTTTTCATAGGAGGATACTCCTTTAAAGAAATAGCTGAAGTAGCTTGCGAAGGTAAGAATTCCTAATCCTCCAATTTGAATGAGAGCTACAATAATTGTTTGGCCAAAAAGGGTAAAATAACTGCCGGTATCTACCACAATAAGTCCTGTTACACAGACAGCACTGGTAGCCGTGAATAAGGCATTGGTAAATGATATGCCTTGATAGGTAGCATTTGGAAGCATTAATAACAAGGCTCCAAGCAGAATAACGGTAAGAAAGCTGATCACAAACAGCTGGGCTGGGTTTAGGATTGTGCGCTTATAGTTCATTTTTAATTCAGAGAATTCTCTGATAAAAGAGAAAAATACGGCAAGGTTTATCCATATGTCATCGTAGAATATGGAGTGTAAATGTTCTTGCCAAGCCTTCGATACATGTAAGTATACCGCAGTTAAGGTAAAAAGGATACTTCCAATATCGAACAGAACTACTGATAATTTGAATTCTCTATGGGTAGTTAAGTAACGCAAAACGGTCGCCAACATACCCATTGCTAGAACTATAAAATAAAAAACGTTTAATAGCCATTGGGTTTGTTCGGATTGTGAAAAACCGAGATCAGCAATAAAAGCTAGAATCCCTAATAGACTCATTACAAAGGCAGTATAATGGATGTATTTAAAATCAATCATAGAAGAGGAGTTGAAAAAGTAAAATGGATGTTTGTCTACCTACGACTGTACCAAGGTGGATCCAAATTGAATCTATAAATGACAAGGTTAGTATGGAAGTGGATGGTATTCCTTTTTGAAGGTGTCACCCATCTAAGCATTTTCATGTGGATATATTTATGTCAAAAAATCCATGAGCTAGTAAAACATCAAGCAACATGAGTGGGACCTAAAGTATAGTTTAAAGGTACAATAATTAGGATGGAAATTACTACTCCATTACAAAAATTCAGAATTTGTCTAGGTGATATCTGATTTTTTATTCTTTAACATTCTGTGTATCAATATCATTTTTAATGTTGACATTAAAATTTAATAACATTTAAAAACAATTTTTTACCTTTCGTTAAAGTTTAAACCAAATACTGTTTTGATTTTTAGATTCCCCAACATTTCAAGTCATATTTTATATAATATAGTAAAACTAGTACTGTATACTTTCTTTCTATGTGTAAGTCCTAATGTCTTAGGACAGCATACCCCTTATTTTCAAAATTATGCACTTTCTGGTTACGGAGCAGGCAATCAAAATTGGGGAATATCCAAAGGTGATAATGGAAAACTATACACTGCTAATAATAATGGATTATTAGAATATGATGGTTTAAAATGGACTTTATATCAATTGCCGAATAAGACTACCCTTCGTTCCGTATTGGTACATGATAACCTTGTGTATACTGGGTCGTATGAAGATTTTGGGTATTGGAAAAAAGACAAGAAGGGAGTATTGCAATATACCTCTTTGACCACTTCAATACGAGAGTCAATCACCATTAATGATGAAATCTGGCAGATTGTGCCCTACAAGGAAACTATTGTTTTTAGGTCATTTTCAAGTTTATATATCTATCACAATGACGGAAGTATCAAAAAACTTACACCTCCTTCCGTTATTATGTCTTGTAATATAGTTAATGATGAATTTTACCTTTCTACATTACAACACGGTATCTATAAAATTGAAAATGAAGAATTACAGCCTTACTTCTTTCATGAACTTTTAGTAGATGCAAAAGTAATAGCAGTATCTAGCTATAATGATAAATTATTAGTGAGTACTTCATTAAAAGGAAGTTATTTTATTGAAAAAGATAAACTGATAGGGACCAACTTTACGGTCAATAAAGCAATAATTGCCCATCAACTAAATAGTTTTAGCACCCTTAATGATGGGCGAATGGTTTTTGGGACTATTAAAGATGGAATCTATATTACCGACAAGCATGGTACTGTCTTATCTCACTTAAATAAAGAAAATGGACTGAGTAATAACACAGTTCTAGCCATGCATGTGGAACCTGATAATAAAGTATGGCTTGGGTTGGACAATGGGATTTCCTTTGTGGATCTAAGTAGTCATAATTATTTCTTTAATGATATTTCAGGGAGGTTAGGAGCAGTATATGATGTAGTAAAGTTTAAAGATACCCTATACATTGGAAGCAATACTGGGTTGTTTTATCTCGATAGCAATAATGCACTTCAATTTGTGGAAGGCTCTCAAGGTCAAGTGTGGGACTTAGAAATAATTGAAGGACAATTGTTCTGTGGACATAATAACGGGACCTATATAGTGGAAGGATTTACACTGAAAGAAATAAGTCCATTTACAGGAGGTCTGACTATTAAAAAGGTTCCGGAGAAATCCAATTTGTATATTCAGGGGGCGTATACAGGATTAATTCGGTTTTCTAAAAATGACTTAAACTGGAATGCAAAACATTTAGGAGGCACTTCCATGTTAGCACGTTATCTCGTATTTGAAGACAGAAACCAAGTTTGGGTATCACATGCATATAAGGGATTGCATAAGGTAACTCTAGGTTCAAATTATGATACGATAACTTCGGTAAAAAGTTATAAAGACAAGGGCATTTGGTCCAATTTTAATGTGAGTGTTCATCAAATTAAAAAGGATATCTGTTTTAAGAGTAATAATGGTTGGCAAAAGTATGAGCCTTTACAAGATACGATAATACCGTTTGATTTGTTAAATAACAAACTGGGTAAAGATTCGTATATCATTTCAGATTTTGACACTGATTTGTTGGTTGTTAAAACTAAAAATGAGACTATTGAATTTATTTCGTTAACCAATTTGGATAAGGTTTTAATACTCAACAATCAATATTTTAAAGATAGGTTAGTGGTGGGATATGAGCGTGTTTCCTATGTGGGAGATTCCTTGTATGCCTTAAGTTTAATGGATGGTTTTATGCTCATAGATGGTAAGGAGTATCATGAGCACTCCAGTCTACAATTACCTTTATTGGAACAGATTGAAATTAATGATGAGTTAATTGATTTAGGTATTCTTAAGAATCAGACCATTGACTTGGATTATGGAAAGTCTATTAGTTTTTCATTGACTTCAGCCACCTCTGAAAATTACTATCTTGAATATGCATTAGAAGCCGACGGGGAACCATATAAGTGGTATAAGATGAAAGGTGATAAGCTTAAATTAGCAAATTTAAGTTCAGGAGGTTATAAGCTACAGTTTAGGGCTGTCAATGATTTTGGTGAAGCCTCAGAAGTATTCGCCATTCAACTTAATGTATTATATCCTTGGTATAGGGATACGCCAGGGCTCCTGTTGTTTTTCGTATTGGCTGGAATTATTGCGTTGGTATTTTTTGTCCTACATAAACGTAAAATAGCTAAGGAACAACGATTGCTTTCCATGAAATATACTAAGGAACAAGAAGAATTATTGCTACAACAGACATTAGAAAGTGATAGGAAATTGGTAGAATTAAAGAATGAGTCCTTACGCAATGAAGTGAAGTTAAAAAGTAAGCAATTAGCTAATACAGCGATGGCTTTGGTTAAAAAGAATGAGACTTTACTGGAAATAAAGAATGAACTTACCAAGCATAAGGATGAATTTACCAATTACTTTTCATACAAGCGATTGATTAAGAAAGTTGATAATTCAATTGATCACAAGGACGAATGGGAGGTCTTTGAGTTCAACTTTAATCAGGTTCATGAAGAGTTTTTCAATAAATTGAAGGAAAGACATCCTGATTTAACGCATAAGGATTTGAAGGTATGTGCCTATATAAAAATGAATTTATCTACTAAGGAAATTGCCCCTCTAATGAATATCTCTATACGCGGAGTAGAAACAAATAGGTATCGTCTAAGAAAGAAACTGGATTTAGAAAATGACAATTCATTGGTAGATTATTTACAGAATATCTAAAAATAACTGTCTTAAAAACGAATTCCAGCAAATAAATACTACGTCACAACTACGTCATTTAACTAAATTAACAACTATTCTTTTCGCTTTTACATATCTTTAACATGTTGTAAATGCTTGTATTTGTGTTATTTAGCATTTTGACGTATTTAAAATGTAAGTCTGTTTTATACTTCGTTGCAATTACATTTTAATTTAGATTCGAAACATTTCTAACTCAAACACACATGAAAACAAAAATTAATCAATTACTATTTTTTCTATTTGTTTTCTCCATTTCTTATGTGAGTGCACAGCAAATTGTTGTTGAGGGAACGGTAAAAAGTTCTGAAGACAATATGCCTGTGCCTGGTGTCAATGTCGTTGTAAAAGGTACAACTCGTGGCACCAGCACTGATTTTGATGGTAAGTATACCATTTCGGTTGCATCTGGAGAAACGCTAGAATTCAGTTACGTAGGTTTTAAAACCGTTGATGTAGTCATCAACAATCAGAGAAGATTAGATATTGTCCTGCAGGCAGATGTAGCTGCCCTTGATGAGGTAGTTGTTATCGGGTTTGGAACGCAAAAGAAATCAGATCTTACAGGTGCCGTTTCAAGTATTAAGTCTGTGGAGTTATTAAAGCAACCAGCAGTTAATGCCGTGCAATCAATCCAGGGGAAATTATCTGGGGTGAATATTATTAACACTAATGCTCCTGGTAGTAGTCCCAATGTAATCATTAGGGGAACAGGTACAGCAGCCGCTGGTACCAATGTTTTATACGTTGTAGATGGTATTCAAATGCGTGATATTGCAAACATCAACCCTGCAGATATCGAAACCATGGACGTTCTAAAGGATGCTGCCTCAGCCTCTATATATGGTATGGATGCTGCCAATGGAGTGATTATAATTACTACCAAAAAAGGTAAAGATGGGAAAATGAAAATCAGTTTAGATTCCTATTATGGAGCAAAATCTACATTGAATGCAGTTGAAATGGCTAATGCAAGTCAATATGTGGAGTACTTTAATCAAAATAGAGCAAGTTTAGGTTTGACTACCTTTCTTTCAGAAAATCAACCATACGACACAGATTGGTATAAGGCTTTGACAGATGTAGGGTTTACCAATAGCAACAATATGGCATTGTCTGGGGCAAGCGATATGTATAATTATTACTTTAGTTTTAATAATTATAATGAAGATGGTATTCTAAAAAACAATGAATACAATCGAAATACATTAAGAAGTAACAATACGATAAAGCTTTTGGATGATCGTTTGAAGTTTACTTCAAATCTAAGTGCTTCATTTGTAAAGGCTACTCCTAAGCCTTTTAGTGCTTTTGACGGAGCCTATAGACAAGCCCCTGTTATCCCTGTGTATTACCCAAGTGGTCAATTTGGTATGCCATTTTGGAATCAAACAACAGGAATAGCTACCTATGAGGGAGCTCCTGGAGAAATTGTTGGTTCTTTAAACTCAATAGGGAATCCAGTTTCATCCGTATTTTTTGCAAATGAAAAAAATTCAGGAACAGACCTACAAGGAGTATTTGAAGGAGAGTTAAAAATAACAGACTACTTAAAGGCAACTTCTCGTTTTGCTGCATCAAAGTCTTTTACACAGTCTCGAATTTTTAATGATACAAGAGGAAGATGGCTAGCCGCTGATCCAACTAGAACCAATGCTGATTTTGATCAATTTAAGGCGAATAATCCTACCTCTACTAACTATACTGAAAACAGTTTGTCATTTAGTAAATATGAATCCTACAGATATAATTGGGACAGTTATTTAACCTTTGATAAAATGTTTAATGAAAAGCATTCAGTAAATGCGGTAGCTGGTATAACAAGAGGTATGAGAAATCAAAGTACTGAGGTGTATATGCAAGGGTATGATGTGCCATTACAAGAACAATATTGGAGTATAAACTATACTACAAGTGATTATGAAAGAACAGTAAGACAATCGTACAGCACACCTATTAAGCAACTTTCTTATTTTGGTCGTTTGCAGTATAATTTTGATTCCAAATATTATGCTCAAGTGAATTTTAGACGAGACGGTGTAAGTACTTTTAAGAACCAGTCAGATCAATATACTGGAACTGATTATTTTGGAAATTTCCCATCTTTTAGTTTAGGTTGGACTATTTCCAAAGAAAATTTCTTTGCTGACGTTGATTTTATTGACTTCCTTAAATTAAGAGGAGGTTGGGGAAGATTAGGAAACTCGGAAGTTGATTTCAATGTGTATAGTTTTATCACAAATACAGGATCAAGTAATGTAAATTATACTTTTGGTCCAAATCAAGATTTATTTTTAGGAGCTGGTTTAGGTAGAGAAATTAAACCTATTTCCTGGGAGGTTACAGAAGAAACCAACATAGGGTTTGATTTTGCAATGGTAAAATCAAAGTTATCAGGAGCGTTTAACTACTATAGTAGAAATACTAATAATGCCATTTTGTTGGTTAAACCAGTATTAAGTTCACCAGGAACAGAGGATTATTTTGATCACGGTGCGGAGGTAACCAACAAAGGTGTGGAGATTGAGTTAAACTGGAAAGATTCAGTTTCTGAAGATTTTTCGTATAACGTAGGAGTTGTTTATTCGAATAACAAAAATAATGTTGAGAACGTAAAATCTGCCTATGATGGACAAATTGGGGGAAGCCTAGGGAATGGTCAAATTACCAAACGTCTTCAAGAAGGACAGCCTTTGTATGCATGGTGGATGTATGAAGTAGATGGCGTATGGCAAAACCAAGATGAAATTGACAACAACGCTTCTATTGGAGGAGCAAGACCTGGACATCTTCGATACAAGGACCAAAATAATGATGGAATAATCGATGATAAGGATAAAAAATTCTTTGGATCATTTATGCCAACGTATAATGTAGGTATTAATCTTGGTGCAAATTATAAGAATTTTGATTTAGTTATAGAGGGGTATGGTGCCGGAGGAAATAAAGTGTATAATGGACTTAAAGGTACTCGAATTGATGGTGGTGAGAATATCACATCAGATGTATATCATTCTAGATGGACTGGAGAAGGATCAACAAACTTACATCCAGGAGCAAATAGAGATTCATACGCTTCAACATATTATTTAGAAGATGGTGATTATTTTAGAATCAACAATATAACCATTGGATATACCTTGAATAATGCGTTTGATTACGTATCAAGAATTAGAGTATATGCAACAGCACAAAATCCATTCTTATTTACTAAGTATAGTGGATTTACTCCAGAGATTGTTGGTAGATCATCTGATAGAGCTGGTATAGAGCTTTCTGCGTATCCAATTACTAAGACTTTCTTGTTTGGTGTTAACATTGAATTGTAAAAAATAACTCAAAGAGTATGAAAATTAAATTTTTAAAAATAGGACTTATCTTAACTGGACTTTCCTTTATGGTAAGTTGTAGCGAAGATTTTTTAGATGTTGACAGTAGAGACAGTCTTGAAGCTGAAGATACTGAGAATGTAACTCCGGAGGAAATGGTTACCGGAGTATATGGAATGCTTACTGAGTGGGATTATGCTTTTTCCTATCTAGGAATTACTGAAATCATTTCTGATAATGCCGATAAAGGAAGCTCGCCTACTGATACAGGAGGTGATAAGCACCTTTTGGATGGATTGACTCATAACACCTCTAGTGGTTCTATTTCTGCAATGTGGACACGTTGGTATAAAAGTGTTGGAAGGGCTTCCATTGCTATTGATTATACAGAGAACTATGCTTTAGAAAATGAAGCTTATAAGAATAGGCTTATTGGAGAGGCAAAGTTTTTAAGAGCTCTTAATTATTTTTGGTTGGTAAGATCTTTTGGAGATGTACCACTGCAACATATTGATTATGCAGTTCGAGCACCTAAATCAGATGTGTATGCTTTTATCGAACAAGATCTTTTAGATGCCATTGA harbors:
- a CDS encoding FecR family protein, producing the protein MELNSNNIHKLFDKYINNECTTEEITLLHKFLDSYQRGSHDVTSLGYDSKDAFKRKLWDKISKKTHTKGQKKRRITPLLRYAAILICIISAAQLLKWYTTPTNSKELFIEDQSITITNSKNEKQSLESNDNHTITNKQGHVIAIQTGNQLSFKDNASINDIVYNEIYVPKGKTFTLVLSDGTVVHLNADTKLTFPSNFHPGKDREVFLNGEAYFEVVENKDAPFKVQTNDLKITVLGTQFLVNTYNQDPFAVLTEGSVALQIADQPSPKTVIIPGQKATLKSQKFEIKQVNTANYLSWIHGELVFENEPFLEIIKKIERRYNVQIINTYEAYNNVEFRGKFDNESIIDMLETFKESALFDYSIQNNQIIITKPKNN
- a CDS encoding potassium channel family protein; translation: MKYIVVGLGNFGASLAEKLTAQGNEVIGIDTRMAKVDLYKERISHTICMDATDEFTVSGLPLKDTDVIVVAIGEDQGANVMATALFKNFQVKRLISRAINPLHEKVLHAIGVDEIVHPEEETAERWAKKLCLNNVIDSFELSDQYSIIEANVPKEYIGKSILEIGFRPQFNLLVLTIIKPIQVQSILGKTHTERKVQGVVTPEMVLEATDILVLFGSNKDVQKFLKFKE
- a CDS encoding TrkH family potassium uptake protein, giving the protein MIDFKYIHYTAFVMSLLGILAFIADLGFSQSEQTQWLLNVFYFIVLAMGMLATVLRYLTTHREFKLSVVLFDIGSILFTLTAVYLHVSKAWQEHLHSIFYDDIWINLAVFFSFIREFSELKMNYKRTILNPAQLFVISFLTVILLGALLLMLPNATYQGISFTNALFTATSAVCVTGLIVVDTGSYFTLFGQTIIVALIQIGGLGILTFASYFSYFFKGVSSYENHLVLSDMTNSKKLGEVFSLLKYILLITFGIEFIAAILIYTTIDSQHFNSSFEQLYFSAFHAISAFCNAGFSTLPNSLYEGGFRFNYSLQLVLICTFVLGGLGFPIVVNIKNYLKYRIATIFKKKKQQFKPWVLNLNSRITLITTASLSIIGFVLFYILEYSNTLAEHDGFGKLVVALFGATTPRTAGFNSIDTAAMSFPALMMVILLMWIGASPSSTGGGIKTSTFAIATLNIFSLAKGKDRIEVFRREIADSSVRRAFAIISLSLIVIGTGVLIISISDPEKSLISIAFECFSAYSTVGLSLGITGSLSMTGKLVIIAIMFIGRVSMLSIIIAFFKKEKHKNYNYPTEEITIN
- a CDS encoding helix-turn-helix and ligand-binding sensor domain-containing protein; protein product: MIFRFPNISSHILYNIVKLVLYTFFLCVSPNVLGQHTPYFQNYALSGYGAGNQNWGISKGDNGKLYTANNNGLLEYDGLKWTLYQLPNKTTLRSVLVHDNLVYTGSYEDFGYWKKDKKGVLQYTSLTTSIRESITINDEIWQIVPYKETIVFRSFSSLYIYHNDGSIKKLTPPSVIMSCNIVNDEFYLSTLQHGIYKIENEELQPYFFHELLVDAKVIAVSSYNDKLLVSTSLKGSYFIEKDKLIGTNFTVNKAIIAHQLNSFSTLNDGRMVFGTIKDGIYITDKHGTVLSHLNKENGLSNNTVLAMHVEPDNKVWLGLDNGISFVDLSSHNYFFNDISGRLGAVYDVVKFKDTLYIGSNTGLFYLDSNNALQFVEGSQGQVWDLEIIEGQLFCGHNNGTYIVEGFTLKEISPFTGGLTIKKVPEKSNLYIQGAYTGLIRFSKNDLNWNAKHLGGTSMLARYLVFEDRNQVWVSHAYKGLHKVTLGSNYDTITSVKSYKDKGIWSNFNVSVHQIKKDICFKSNNGWQKYEPLQDTIIPFDLLNNKLGKDSYIISDFDTDLLVVKTKNETIEFISLTNLDKVLILNNQYFKDRLVVGYERVSYVGDSLYALSLMDGFMLIDGKEYHEHSSLQLPLLEQIEINDELIDLGILKNQTIDLDYGKSISFSLTSATSENYYLEYALEADGEPYKWYKMKGDKLKLANLSSGGYKLQFRAVNDFGEASEVFAIQLNVLYPWYRDTPGLLLFFVLAGIIALVFFVLHKRKIAKEQRLLSMKYTKEQEELLLQQTLESDRKLVELKNESLRNEVKLKSKQLANTAMALVKKNETLLEIKNELTKHKDEFTNYFSYKRLIKKVDNSIDHKDEWEVFEFNFNQVHEEFFNKLKERHPDLTHKDLKVCAYIKMNLSTKEIAPLMNISIRGVETNRYRLRKKLDLENDNSLVDYLQNI
- a CDS encoding SusC/RagA family TonB-linked outer membrane protein, which translates into the protein MKTKINQLLFFLFVFSISYVSAQQIVVEGTVKSSEDNMPVPGVNVVVKGTTRGTSTDFDGKYTISVASGETLEFSYVGFKTVDVVINNQRRLDIVLQADVAALDEVVVIGFGTQKKSDLTGAVSSIKSVELLKQPAVNAVQSIQGKLSGVNIINTNAPGSSPNVIIRGTGTAAAGTNVLYVVDGIQMRDIANINPADIETMDVLKDAASASIYGMDAANGVIIITTKKGKDGKMKISLDSYYGAKSTLNAVEMANASQYVEYFNQNRASLGLTTFLSENQPYDTDWYKALTDVGFTNSNNMALSGASDMYNYYFSFNNYNEDGILKNNEYNRNTLRSNNTIKLLDDRLKFTSNLSASFVKATPKPFSAFDGAYRQAPVIPVYYPSGQFGMPFWNQTTGIATYEGAPGEIVGSLNSIGNPVSSVFFANEKNSGTDLQGVFEGELKITDYLKATSRFAASKSFTQSRIFNDTRGRWLAADPTRTNADFDQFKANNPTSTNYTENSLSFSKYESYRYNWDSYLTFDKMFNEKHSVNAVAGITRGMRNQSTEVYMQGYDVPLQEQYWSINYTTSDYERTVRQSYSTPIKQLSYFGRLQYNFDSKYYAQVNFRRDGVSTFKNQSDQYTGTDYFGNFPSFSLGWTISKENFFADVDFIDFLKLRGGWGRLGNSEVDFNVYSFITNTGSSNVNYTFGPNQDLFLGAGLGREIKPISWEVTEETNIGFDFAMVKSKLSGAFNYYSRNTNNAILLVKPVLSSPGTEDYFDHGAEVTNKGVEIELNWKDSVSEDFSYNVGVVYSNNKNNVENVKSAYDGQIGGSLGNGQITKRLQEGQPLYAWWMYEVDGVWQNQDEIDNNASIGGARPGHLRYKDQNNDGIIDDKDKKFFGSFMPTYNVGINLGANYKNFDLVIEGYGAGGNKVYNGLKGTRIDGGENITSDVYHSRWTGEGSTNLHPGANRDSYASTYYLEDGDYFRINNITIGYTLNNAFDYVSRIRVYATAQNPFLFTKYSGFTPEIVGRSSDRAGIELSAYPITKTFLFGVNIEL